The Tepidanaerobacter syntrophicus genome includes the window GAACTTGCTGAACTCCTAAGCCATTCCTTACAAATGAAAGCACTATAATTGTGCGGGTAAATGATGTCAATAATATTAATATAGAAGGTGCAAGGGACAATATTGTCAAAATCAAAATTATTTGCAGTGTCATTGCAGTTTCGTTTGCGGTTTCAGCAGGCTTAATAAAAGGAAATGCCGGTATAGGAATAGGAATTTCTTCCGGAGCCGGAGCAGCATATACAACTTTTTGGCCGACTATAAAGAATAACAGCATTGCAGATGTTATCAAAAATATGTAACGTTTAAGATTTTTCACTTTTTTTCACCGTACTTGTCTTTGTTGAGCCGCTTTTTAGCTTTTTTAAATAAGAATTCAAATGATCAGAAAAAATTTTATCATGAGTATCCTTATTTGACTCGGCAGCTTTTATGAGCTCCTCTTCATTTTCTCCAAGTCTTTCAATTAAAGTTATATTTTCTTTAGTCACACCTAGTATAAACATTCCCTCTGGAGTTTTTACAATGTACAGCCCCTTGTCGCTTCCGAAAAATAAACTATCAACTACTTCCATATACTTGCTTTTTATATTTACCTTAACTTGATGCTTTCCCACCCACTTAACAGTAAAATAAGCCATGAAAGATACAATTATAAAGAATAAGAAATAAACTAAAAGCGTGGTAATACCCTTAAAACTACTATAACCTTGATTGGTCCCATTTCCATTTATATTAGGAGTATCAAAGTCATAATTTTTAAGATTATCAATGTTTATTGAGTCACCATAGCTATAAGTAGCCGGCAACGCCATAAACAAGATAAAAAATACTATAATGCAAACTGTATATCTTTTCATATAAGAACCTTCTTCAGTTTAACTTAAGGCCTTCTTTACTGCTTCAATGACTCTTTCCGGTTGAAAAGGTTTTACCACAAAATCTCTGGCTCCGGCCTGAATAGCATCTATTACCATGGCTTGCTGGCCCATTGCTGAGCACATTATGATTTTTGCCGAAGGGTCAATTGCCTTTATTTTTTTAACAGCTTCAATTCCATCCATTTCCGGCATTGCGATATCCATTATTACAAGATCTGGCTTTAATTCATTGTACGCCTGAACTGCTACCGCTCCATTTTCTGCTTCTCCTGAAACTTGATAACCGTTTTTAGTCAATATATCTTTAATCATCATTCTCATAAAAGCGGCATCGTCTACTATTAATATTCCTCCCATGAAACTCATCCTCCTGTTACTGTAAACTTTTAACCCTGTCAACAGAATTAATTATTTCCGTTATTCGAACTCCGAAGTTTTCGTCTATTACTACAACTTCACCTTTGGCTATTAGTTTGCCATTAACTAAAATGTCGGCAGGCTCTCCTGCCATTTTGTCCAGTTCTATTATTGTTCCTGAAGAAATTTCCAGAATCTCTTTTACCGTTTTTTCTGTCCTGCCTAATTCGACAGTGACCTCTAACGGGACGTCCAATATTAAATCCAGGCTTGATGGTGGGCTAAACACTGCTTCCTCTTGAAGCGGATGAAATTCTACAGGTTTAACTGTGACATTTTGATTTTGCGTGTTAGCCGAGTGCTCCTCTGCTTTTGATTTTTGCGGTACCTCCTGCTTTATTGGCCTATTTGGCTGAGGTTCTTTTTTAGGCGGTTCATTATTATAGGTGCTATTTGCCGTAAGATCTGTATCAGTATCTTCGCCACTTGCAGGGCTTTCCTCAGGCGCAGTTTCTCCCATCGAAAGCGAATAAAGCTCTGCGGCAAGCCTTTTTGCAAAGGTTATGGGCATAAGCTGCATTATTTCGCTTTTTAGAAAATCGCCAACTTCCATTGTAAAGGATATATCTACTATATCTTCATTTTCATCAAAATACCCTTTCAAAGAATCTGCCGCTAAATCTACTCTAGTTAAAGTAGGCGGCGAAATACTTATGTCCTTTTTAAGCATTATTGACAAAGAAGTGGCAGCAGATCCCATCATCTGATTCATGGCTTCTCCAACGGCGCTCATTCTTATATCATCAAGTTCCAAATCGTCGACGTTTCGCCCATCTCCGCCCATCATAAGATCAGCTATAATTTTGGCATCTTCTTCTTTCATTATCATCAAGGTACTTCCGTTTATGCCCTTAGTATATGAAACTTCAACACTTATAAATGGGATGGGATATGCCTCTTTTAGTTTTTTAATAGTTGTTATCGATACTTTCGGAGTTGTGATGACAACTTTATTCTTAAGCAAAGAATAAAGTGTGGTGGCAGATGTTCCTATTGATATATTTCCTATTTCTCCTAGCGCATCTATTTCTTCTTTTGTAATCTGGATATTTTTATCTGCACCATTCGGATCATTGATAAGCTCTTTAATCTCTTCCGGCGACAGGAAGTGATCATTCATAAGATCCCTCCTTTTCGTAATAAATTTTTTGAACTTTTACAGCCATTTTGTTGCGATGTATACCTACGGAGCCTGAAAATTTTAATTTATCCCTTATGCGAACATCTACCCCATCCTTTATATCTCTGTTTAGCCTTATTACATCCCCAACGGAAAGGCCAAGAAACTCCCCTATTGTTATACTTGCTCGACCAAGCTCAACTCTCAATTGTATTTTAGTATCATGGACCTTATCAATAATTACTTCTTTTGCACTACTCGATTGCTCTTGACCGGTTGTGGCCAACCAAATTCTTGTTGACAGCTTAGGCATTATAGGCTCTAAGACTATATGAGGTATACAAATGTTTATCATACCTTCAGTTTTTCCGATTTTTGCATTAAAAGTTATTAGGGCTACTGCCTCGTTAGGGGAAACAAGTTGAACAAATTGAGAATTTGTTTCAAGTTTTTCCATTTTGGTTTGAATATTTTCTATGTCCTTCCATGCCTCATTTAGTATACTTGTCATTTTTGTAAAAATCTTTTCTATAATAGTTGTTTCAATTTCTGTAGGTTCCCGCAACTTGCCGCTATAATCCCCCGGTCCTCCTAGTAATCTATCAATTATTGAAAATGCAATAGATGGATTTATTTCCATTATTGCCGCACCCTTTAGCGGAGAAAAATCTACAACAGATATCAAAGAAGGATTCGGGAGAGAAGATATAAATTCGTTATATGTCATTTGCTCGACAAAAAATACATTTATTTGAACAAAAGTCCGCAATTGAGCAGATAAATAAGTAGTTAAAAGGCGAGCAAAATTTTCATGTATCATGCTGAGGGTATTCAGTTGTTCTTTAGAAAATTTATTCGGACGTTTAAAATCATATGGTTTTACTTTTTTTTCAGATTCTTTTTTTATTTCCTCAGCTTTGACTTCCCCTGTCGACAGAGCGGCTAGAAGAGCATCTATCTCATTTTGTGAAAGTATATCTGACAAAACTTACCGCCTCCGTCTTTAGTTTACTATGATACTGGTAAAATAAACCTCTACGATACTTCCTTCGCCAAGAATCTGGTTCAATGAGCTTTTTATTTCTTTTCTCAGGTCTTCCATGCCATTACTGTCTTTCACTGAATCATAAGTTTTCGACCTTAGTATACTGAATATCCTATCTCTTATTTCACTGTCTTTTTGTGTAACTTGTTCTTGCACTTCTTTGCTTTCTAATAAATAGACTAATGAAAGTTTTATATATCCCTTATCAGATAAATTAGTAAGAAATTCTCCCGCATCATAAGTAACATAACTTTTTGCAGATTTTTCCGAAGAACCATTTGCGTTATCTGAACTTCGACCTACTGTATTTGTTGCAACAAAGTATGCTATACCGGTTGTAAGGGCCAATAATACTATAGCTATAAATATAATAATTAACAAGTTGCTGAACTTACCCTTTTTAGGGTTAGTATTTGCATTTTCATTTTGGGCTGCCAAGTTTGTATTGTCCTCCTTTATCTAGGCTCTTGTGCTTCTGATGTTGATTTTAAAATTATAATATCAACGCGCCTGTTTAAGGCCCTGTTTCTTTCGGAATCATTAGGTGCTATCGGTCTGTATTCACTATATCCGGCTGCTGATATGATATAAGGCGACATATTGTGCCGCTCTATAAGGTATTTTACCACATTCACCGCTCTAGCAGTTGATAATTCCCAGTTTGACGGAAATTCTTTTGTATGTATGGGAAGATTATCTGTATGACCTTCTATTCTTATTTGCCTATGGCTTTCAATAAGAATAGGTGCAAGCTTATCTAGTATCTTTTTTGCATCGTCTTTTATTTCTGCTTTTCCTGAATCAAACAGCACTCCTTCCACAAATCTTACTACCAACCCTCTTTCGTCTAAACTTAAATGCACGCCGCCGATGTCGCCTTCATCTATTACTTTTTGTATCTTCGACTCCAGCTGCTCGAATTCTCGCTGTTCCTCAGCAGAAATCAAGAATTCGCCGCTATTGCCGGCCTCCGTAAACTCTCCACCCATAATAGCAGAACCGCCATCTAATATGCCTAAAGAGCCTTGAAGAGATGTCATTGCAGAGCTGAATTTTCCGCTGTCTAAATTCGAAAGAGAAAAAAGTAAAACAAAAAATAAAAGAATTTGAGTTACAAGATCTCCGTAAGTTGTCATCCAGGCAGGAGAACCCCCGCCTTGCTTTTCGTTATTATTATTTCGCCGTCTGCTGCCAGGCAACGTCTTCACCGCTTTCAGTATTTTTATTAGAACCCATACGTTTTCGATTGTCTGGAGCTAAGAACGCTTTGAGTTTTTCTTCAATGATCCTTGGATTTTCGCCGGCCTGTATGGAAAGTATCCCTTCTATCATCACTTCTTTAACCAATATTTCTTCGCGACTTCTTACTTTGAGTTTTCCTGCCATAGGAATGAAAAACATATTAGCAATCAGCGCACCGTAAAATGTAGTAATAAGGGCTACCGCCATCCCCGGACCTATTAATTCAGGTTTATCAAGATTTTTTAACATATTTATAAGTCCTATTATAGTTCCTATAAGTCCAAAAGCCGGAGCCAAGGTACCCATCGTTTCAAGTATGCCTTGGCCTTCGCTGTGGCGTTCCTCTAAAAAAGCAAGCTCAGTCTCCATTATATTTTTTACAAGTTCAGGATCTGTACCGTCTACAATAAGGAGTATCCCTTTTTTCATAAAATCATCTTTAAGCTGATATGCGGCATCTTCTAGGGCTAGTAATCCCTCTCTTCTAGCAGTTTCGGCAAGTCCTATTATTGTGTGTATTACATCCCCTGCCTCAATGGGTTTTTCAGTAAAGACGATTTTAATTATTTTCATTAAGCTAGTAAGTTTTGACAGCGGATAATTAATAAGAGTTGCTGCAATAACGCCGCCAAAAACTATCATAGCTGAGGGAATATCAATAAATGCAGACAGGGTACCGCCTGTGAAAATCGCCCAGGTCATTAGCGCAATGCCGCTGATGATACCTATAATTGTAGCTAAATCCATTTTTGCCAGTCCCTTCGAAATTGCAAGTTTTACTTTAGAAAAATTCGTCTTTTATATTCTATTACTTTATCAATAATTTCATCTTTGTTTTCCAATACTACAAGCTTTTTATCGGTTGTTAGCGTTATAACGGTGTCGGGAGTTGATTCTATAATTTCAATTAGTTCGGCGTTTAAAAAAAATTTTGTGCCATTTAATCTGGTAAGTTCTATCATGTTTTGACACCTCTATCCCGGGCTTAGCATTTTGCTAAGCCCGGTTAATAAAAGATTATCCTATCTTTTAAGGTTCACAAGTTCTTGAAGCATCTCATCCGATGTAGTAATAATACGAGAATTAGCCTGAAAACCCCTCTGAGTTATTATCATCTGGGTAAATTCTTCCGAAAGATCCACATTAGACATTTCAAGATAACCAGGAGAAATAGCGCCGCGACCGCCGGTGCCGCTTTCTCCTATTTGAGGCTCACCGGAATTGTTAGATATGTTGTACATATTCTGACCTGCCTTTATAAGACCCCCCGGATTATCAAAGTTTGCGATGGCAACTTGAGCAAGCTGTTTGCTGTAACCGTTGTCAAAGATTCCGGTAATTACTCCACTGGCATCAGTAGTAATATCTGTCAATGTTCCAGCCGGATAGCCATTTTGGTAAGAAAGATCGGCGGTAGTCTCCTTTGCATATTGAGTCATGCCTGAAAAATCAATATCAATTGATATATCGGCAGCTACATTATTAAGCGTTATAGTCAGCGGATTTTGTGCATTTGCCGGAGGGATATATTTGCCATTGACATCAAAATTTAAAGTGCCTGTGTTGTTTTGCAAGCCGGTTAATGCGCTGTCTGCAGATGTTATCTCATAAGACCATTCATTTGCAGTAGCAGTTTTAGCAAATTTAATATTTAATGTATGTCCTGAGCCTAAGGAGTCGTATACCTTAAATGGCAATGTATAAGATTCATTAGCCGCTGTTTCTGCATTGAGATTTTTTGCAAACTTCACTTCGCTTGTAGCGGATGCCGGTATCATCATGCCTTTTCTAATCTCAATGCTCGTTATTGACCCGGGTGATTTGTCTTGAGGAACTTCATGTTTTTCCGCATCTTGCCATCCCATTACTTTAAGGCCGCTTGCAGTATTTATAAGATTTCCGTTTGCATCAAATCCGAAATTCCCGGCTCTTGTAAAATATGTTTGAGCTCCATCGCCAAGGATGAAATATCCTTCACCTTCGATTGACATATCTGTCATATTCCCTGTATATTCTGCACTGCTTGGAGAATGTATCGTGTCAATAGAAGCTATTTGCATACCCAATCCGACCTGCATGGGATTTGTACCTCCTCGGTTTCCCTGAGGAGACGACGCTCCTTGCATAGTCTGACTTAATGTATCTTGAAAAATTACTCTGCTCTTTTTAAATCCAACTGTATTAACATTTGCGATGTTGTTCCCTATAACATCCATTTTTACTTGATGATTTCTAAGGCCTGTTACCCCAGAAAACATTGACCGCATCATGCTAAATCCCTCCTAATAATTTTAGCGCCAGCTCCTTCAGTCAGTCGGGAGCTTAAAGCCTCCTTGCGGTCCGGCTTATAAAATTACGGCGCCGTCAATATTTGTAAATACGTTTTCTTTTATGCTCTCCCCGTTCATAGCAGTAATCACAGTGCGATTTTTTACGCTAACAACAAAGGCCATGTCTTGCATTAAAACTAGAGACTCTTTCACGCCTTTTTGGCTTGCTCTGTCAACGGCATTGCTGAGCATCTTCTTTTGTTCTTCTGTTAAATTTATATTACGCATATTCATACGCATCTGGGCGTGTTGAGATATCTTTAATTCATTCTCTTCTACTTTTTGCTTGAGTATATCGCCGAACGTCCCGTTTTTTGCAACAGCATCCTGTTTTTTTGTACTTTCTGAAGCAGGAAATATCCGCACATCGTTTATACTTTGTTGTATCTTTAAATAATCGTCCATTTTCACAACCTCTCTTTATCTTATTTCGGCTACATTAGCTATAGGAACTTTTACTTCATAATCTCCTGTGTCTATAATCAAATTCACTGTGCCCTCATTAAAAGCAATTCCGGTAATCACACCTTCTATTTCGCTTTGTTCAACAATAGCCGAGGCTGACTTTCCTATAGTACTAAGAGCTGAAAGATTTGCTACTTGTAAATTAAGATTCTGCATTTGCTCTAATGAGCTAAACTGAGCTAATTGAGCTATATATTCATTATTATCCATAGGTTCTAAGGGGTTTTGGTATCTTAGCTGTGTTACTAATAATTTTAGAAAATCATCTTTGTCTAATTGTGACGCCTTTGATTCTTGCTGCTTGTTTACAGCGCCATTATAGTAATCTGTATTGATTGATGTAGACATACAACGCACCTCCTAAACAATGTAATTGACTTGGCTTATGTTTCCCCATTGATCATAATGATTTTCCAGTAAAGCTTGCCTTCCGTCTTCTTCTAAACTGCCAAAAATATTGCGCACCCCTTTTGCCTTATTGCGATTGTAATTATTACTTTGCCGCTGGTCGGATGTGCTCAAGTCAAGTCCGTCAGACAAATTATAAACATTAATTTCCGAGACCTCGTATCCTCGCTCTTTTATTTGACTTTGAAAATCAATAGCATGCATTTTTAAAACATCCCTGAGCTGGGCATTTTCCACAAAAAACTCTGTTCTCAGTTTATCTTTACTTGATGTCAGTTTAATTAAGATATTTCCGAGATAATCAGGCTTTAATCTAATATTTACTTGCTGCATATTTTCTTTTATAGCAAAATTTATTTTGTCGATTAATTGATTAAATATCTCATAATTTTGATCGGTTTTTGCAGCAGATGTTAATTCAGAGCCAAATTTAGCCGTGGCAACTGTCGAAGATTTTTTTAAAAATATGTCTTGCAAATTCATATTAGATAAATCTTGAAAACTGTTTTTATTACCGGTATTCGTAATATCCAACGTTTCCGCAGAGATCGTATCGCCTTTGCTTATCAAAACATTTGCGGCATTTTTGTCCAAGGTTTGCCTATCTTTCCGATTTTCATTATTTATTATCTTATCTTCTTTAACATAATTTACATTATCTGCCTTTTTGCTATCCTTTGTCAAGAAATCGGATATGAAAAATTCGGGCTTATTTGGTAAGGAGTTTATATCGTCTGAAACATCACTACCATTGTTTTTATTTGAATCCAGCGTAGCTATCAAGGTCTTATTTAGCAAATCAGCTGTTTCGCCTTTTGTTATTGAAAAATCAGGAAAGATATCTTTTAATATTTGATAAAACTTACTGATATTTTCAGTGTCGATTTTTCCACTGGCGTTAAACTCATGAAGTATATCTTGCCAGCATTCTGCAAGGTTTTTTTCACAAGATTTTAATGTCATTTCCAAGACAGGAAAATCTTTTTCAAAATTTACCAAGGCTCCAAAAACGTTTGCATCTGAAGGTAAATTCAAATCCTTTGTTTGCCTGTGTTGGTACAAAATTATAAGTAGCTGACTTAAAACTGCTGTTTTTTCTTCTTTTATACCATCTTCGCTATCATCTTCAGCTTGTCGACTGCTCTCAGTCGTGTCCTGATTTACGCTTTTTAGGCAATCCTGGAAACTTTTTGCCTTCTTGTCATTTGGGCTAACTCTTGCTTTAGTTGAACTGTTTGCTGATGCAGACGCCGGCTCTGAAAGTTGAAGAACCATATTCATCTTTATCACCTCCTTTCACGCACATTGTTTTTAATTACTGTAATCCGCTCATTTTCTTAGTAACTGAAGCGGCTTTTTTAGGGTCAAGATTGGACAATATTTCGGCAACGGCATCTTTTTTCATGTTCTGAAAAAGTTGTATTAAAAATTCATCTTCTACATTTTGAAGGATTTTAGCAGCGCTGCTTGCATCCATTAGTTCGTAGTACTGGGCTAAGTTTTTAACATTTGCTATTTGTGTCTCAAGTTTTTCGTTGTTGACTTGAATTTCTTGTTCTTTTGCTTCAAGCTCTGCTTCTTTTTGCTTTAATTCTGCCTCTTTATTTTGCAGCTCTAACTTTTGTTTTTCTATTGCAGCCCATTCTTCCTTTATCTTCTCTTTTTCTTGAAGTATCTGCTGTTTTTCTTCTTCTTTGTTTGCATCAGCGCTTACATCTTGCTGTATAATCTTTTTATTTAAAATAGGCACTTTTGATAAAATCGCTTTTAAAGATGGATTGAGTTTGTTTATATCATAAAAATTAAAATAAAGTATTATGCCTGCTGCAAGTGCTATTAATAGTATTATTGCTATTATAATCAAAACAATGCTTCTGCCCTTACTGGTTTCCATTGCCGTTTGTATCCCTTTCTAATCGGTCATAGTTTATGTTAGCAACCTCATCGGTGATTTTTTGTTCCTCAGCATTCAGGTTTTTATTGTATACTGCGAATTTTTTTTCTTTTACTTTTTCTAGGATTTGTTTTTCTCTTCTCGAAATTATATATGAATGCACTCTCTCCTCATAAAATCTGTGCGTATTTTTTACAACGATTTTTTGCCTGTCAATTTTAGAAGAAATATGAGCAGAATAAACACCAAAGTCTGATAAAACATTTGTCTTCACGGAATCATATAATTGTTTTTCTATTTTCTCCCATGTATCTTTCTTTGATAATTCTAATTGGGTCAAAGATTTTTCTGCCTTGTTTTTTTCATTAATAGCTTCGGCAAGCTTTTGTTTTTCAATTTTTTCTTTTAGTTCTTTAATTCGAAGAGGGGTTTCTAACCTAAAAGAGAATTTTTTCATATCACTAATTCTCCTCTTCAAAGATTTTTTCTAAAGCCTTTAAAGTTTCATCAAAATCTAGTTTTTCACTTACTTCCTGGAGTAAGAAATTCTCTATTTTATCTATATATTTTATCGCTTCGTCTATTTGAGGATTGTTCCCCTTAACATATGCTCCGATATTTATCAAATCTTCTGCTTCCTTATAAACCGAAAGTATATTTTTAACCTTGCCTGCAAGTTTTTTATGGCGGGGGCTGACTATATCGCTCATAAGCCTGCTTATACTTGCCATAACATCTATTGCCGGGTAATGATTTCTGTTAGCAAGCTCCCGAGAAAGCACTATATGACCGTCTAAGATTCCGCGGACAGCATCGGATATTGGCTCATTTAAATCATCGCCGTCCACCAAAACTGTGTATATACCGGTTATAGTTCCCTTTGAAGATGTGCCGGCCCTTTCTAGAAGTTTTGGCAGTGTTGCATAAACAGAAGGAGTATAACCTCTGGTAACCGGTGGTTCTCCAGCTGCAAGCCCAACTTCTCTTTGAGCCATAGCAAATCTTGTTACAGAGTCCATCATTAATAAAACATTTGCCCCTTGGTCTCGAAAATACTCTGCAATGGCTGTAGCTGTAAATGCGGCTCTTGTTCGCACCAATGGCGGTTTTTCAGATGTAGACACTACAATAACAGACCTCTTTAAGCCTTCTTCACCTAAGTCTTTGTTTATAAAAGAGTTAAGTTCTCTTCCTCTTTCGCCGACTAAAGCTATGACATTAATATCTGCTTTTGTGTTTCGGGCGATCATGCCCAAAAGTGTGCTCTTGCCTACACCGCTTCCGGCAAAAATGCCTAGCCTTTGACCCACTCCACATGTAAGCAGTGCGTCAATGGCTTTAATCCCCATGGGTAGCGGCTTGCTGATAACAGGTCTTTCAACAGGATTAGGCGGATCGTTAAATATCGGGTAGCGAAGTTTCGTATTTAGCGGTCCTTTATCGTCAATTGGACTTCCGAGGCCATCAAGAACTCTTCCTAGAAGCTCAGTGCCCACAGGAGTTGTAAGCTTTTTTCCTGTTGCCTCTACATCCCACCCTGGTCCCAGGTCTTCCATATCACCTAGCGGCATTAAAATCATGGTCTTGTCTCGAAATCCGACGACCTCTGCTAAAACCGTTTTAGGATTTTTCGAAGATTTTATCACACAAATTTCGCTTATTTCAGCAGGAGGACCTTCTGATTCTATGGTAAGGCCTACGATTTTAGATATCTTTCCCTTTGGCTTTATAGTGACTATATCGTCTAAAACAGAATAAACGTAATCAAAACCACTTTTAGGCATCACTTATTACTCCTAATTCTTTCAAAGATAGCCTGATATTCTCAATTTGAGTGTGTATCCCTGCATCAATTTGACCTGATGGAGATTCTATAATGCAGTCTCCGCAAGATAAAAATGGATCCTTTATAACTGTGATTTGTCTTAAATTATTATCTCCCGCCAAAGCCAGCTCGTGCACTTTGTCGTAATCGCTTTCGGAAACTCTTATTATAGCGCCTTTTTCTTCTCCTAATTTTTTAAGGCTGTTTCTTACCAAATTAACAAGATATTCATTATTCGGTTCTTCTATCTTTTGCTGCAGGATTTTTTCAGCAACCATAAGGGAAAGCTTAATGCATTCTTTCTCGAGGTGCTTTTTATAAGACTCGTTTTTGGTCAAAACATTTTGAAGGCTCTCT containing:
- a CDS encoding FliH/SctL family protein — its product is MSNVIKSVTFTSENPLKLKEHYNAKKAGTGSAKSINSLDLTYPKIYEDEASQLLEEAISKAREIIEDAKAQAAEIISKAEKQKEDIENKAFNKGYSEGLKAAIKDQQEKWNEYTENFKESLQNVLTKNESYKKHLEKECIKLSLMVAEKILQQKIEEPNNEYLVNLVRNSLKKLGEEKGAIIRVSESDYDKVHELALAGDNNLRQITVIKDPFLSCGDCIIESPSGQIDAGIHTQIENIRLSLKELGVISDA
- the fliJ gene encoding flagellar export protein FliJ, whose protein sequence is MKKFSFRLETPLRIKELKEKIEKQKLAEAINEKNKAEKSLTQLELSKKDTWEKIEKQLYDSVKTNVLSDFGVYSAHISSKIDRQKIVVKNTHRFYEERVHSYIISRREKQILEKVKEKKFAVYNKNLNAEEQKITDEVANINYDRLERDTNGNGNQ
- the fliI gene encoding flagellar protein export ATPase FliI — encoded protein: MPKSGFDYVYSVLDDIVTIKPKGKISKIVGLTIESEGPPAEISEICVIKSSKNPKTVLAEVVGFRDKTMILMPLGDMEDLGPGWDVEATGKKLTTPVGTELLGRVLDGLGSPIDDKGPLNTKLRYPIFNDPPNPVERPVISKPLPMGIKAIDALLTCGVGQRLGIFAGSGVGKSTLLGMIARNTKADINVIALVGERGRELNSFINKDLGEEGLKRSVIVVSTSEKPPLVRTRAAFTATAIAEYFRDQGANVLLMMDSVTRFAMAQREVGLAAGEPPVTRGYTPSVYATLPKLLERAGTSSKGTITGIYTVLVDGDDLNEPISDAVRGILDGHIVLSRELANRNHYPAIDVMASISRLMSDIVSPRHKKLAGKVKNILSVYKEAEDLINIGAYVKGNNPQIDEAIKYIDKIENFLLQEVSEKLDFDETLKALEKIFEEEN